A genomic segment from Roseibium algicola encodes:
- a CDS encoding response regulator, which yields MVVHIVEDDEAVADALAIALEDLDHHPITYKDAESFFAGGIPSSDDWVIVDIGLPDRCGTDVVRELMGLPTPPSILAISGKSRVNLLQQIRELPGLKVLRKPLSIDMLTAAMAQKAII from the coding sequence GTGGTTGTTCACATTGTTGAAGATGATGAAGCAGTCGCCGATGCATTGGCGATTGCGCTCGAAGATCTCGATCATCATCCGATAACTTACAAAGATGCGGAGAGTTTTTTCGCCGGCGGTATTCCTTCGTCGGACGATTGGGTTATCGTGGACATCGGCCTTCCCGACAGATGCGGCACGGATGTTGTTCGTGAACTCATGGGCCTGCCAACACCTCCGAGCATCCTTGCCATTTCCGGCAAGTCGAGAGTGAACCTGTTGCAGCAAATTCGAGAGCTTCCGGGGCTCAAGGTCCTGAGGAAACCGCTGTCGATAGACATGCTGACGGCGGCCATGGCTCAGAAGGCGATCATCTGA
- a CDS encoding response regulator transcription factor, producing the protein MDMKADAEAIYIVDDDPAVRDALSVLFNMEGYVVETFSDGDTFVQSASKAVPACVMLDVHMPGRSGIEILKALNAEHYPAPIFIISGQGDIPMAVEAIRNGAFDFVEKPFSAETVLERVKESIAITKQRQDEVVTASFQGADLLTRRELEVLKEITDGASNKEAGRTLGISPRTVEVHRARIMEKLGARNAADLVRIVLGHSASG; encoded by the coding sequence TACATCGTTGATGATGATCCGGCGGTGCGCGACGCGCTGTCGGTGCTTTTCAATATGGAAGGCTATGTGGTCGAAACCTTCTCGGATGGCGACACTTTCGTGCAGTCTGCAAGCAAGGCTGTTCCTGCCTGTGTCATGCTGGATGTCCATATGCCTGGGCGCTCCGGCATCGAGATTCTCAAGGCGCTGAATGCCGAACACTATCCGGCGCCGATCTTCATCATTTCCGGCCAGGGTGACATTCCGATGGCTGTTGAAGCCATCCGCAACGGCGCCTTTGACTTCGTGGAGAAACCGTTTTCCGCTGAAACCGTCCTGGAGCGGGTGAAGGAAAGCATCGCCATCACCAAGCAGCGTCAGGACGAGGTCGTCACGGCCTCTTTCCAGGGAGCGGATCTGCTGACCCGCCGTGAGCTGGAAGTCCTGAAGGAAATCACCGACGGAGCTTCCAACAAGGAAGCCGGCCGCACTCTTGGAATCAGTCCGAGAACGGTGGAAGTGCACCGGGCGCGGATCATGGAAAAACTGGGTGCACGCAATGCGGCGGATCTCGTTCGCATTGTTTTGGGCCACTCCGCCTCGGGATAA